The nucleotide window AGGTGTCCATCTTACCCACCTCTGGTTTCTTATCATCTGggtcctccatcctctccctctcatcccagtCATCTGGCTTCACAGCCTCAGGGTCCTTGACCTTTTTAGGGGGCAGAATGTCCCAGTCCTCCTCCAGACTTCCAGACTCCACCTTCTTGTTGTCAATCTTCACCTCATACATGTTGTCAGGGTTCAGGATCAGAGTGTACAAATGGGTGTACTCATCATCCTGCAAAACAAAGACGATTGATTTGGATTCCTCCCAATGAGGATATAAAATATTGAAAAAGCCCGATTTGGGATATAGGCTTACTGTACCTTGCATCTGATATCCTTTCTGATGAGGTGATTCTTGCCCTTGTAGTTGATAATGACATGAACTTTCTTTGTGGCTGGGCCACAGATGTCTGGACCTGGAGAAAAACACTATGATTAGCAATACAAAATAAATATAAGGCCTGAACAATTTCTCTGAATGTTGGATGTGTGACAAGGGAGTAACTGGTTCTCAATCAAATCTCATTGTTCCtgatgaactttaccgaacataATGTTGTAGCTAGAGTCTCCATGCATGTCTGACTGGTCGAGGTCAGCGGGGAATAGCTTGATGTAGCCTCCCCCGCAGTCGATGTTCTGCTCGTGCTTGACAGTGAACTGGATCACCAGGGTCTTGCCCTGGTTGCTGAAGGGCTCAAAGCGAGCAGAAGAAGAGTAGAAGTGGGCATCCTGGCTGGTCTGGAGACCTGGGGGAGATAAAGTCCAAAACATATCTTTTCCATCTTCGGAGTTGTCCCCTGCTCCACACAGAGATCAGACATGTGTAGGACTGACATTCTCAAAACAATGCTGGGGTCATAAAACCAGATATTTCATCACACAGAGAGTCATAACCTCAGAGGGATAAAATAAGCCTCTAGCGTGTAAGAGAAAATACATTCAAGGTTCTTTACTCTACTGCATGAAGTCTACGGTCCGTAGCATCTACCTTTGTCTTTCTCTGCGTCTCCATAGAATTTCCCAGCAGTCAGGACAAATTTCCCATAGTCCGACCTATGGCTGGATTCAACCCAACGGGTATTCCAAGCATCTGAcagaagaaaaaaatacattgttAGAAGCAAATATTAGCAGCTAAGTCAACCATTTATATTGGCATGGTTGAATAAAACCAATTTAGCGAACGGTTCATACAAGATTTAGGGTTCGCTTGATCCGTTAGCTATCAATTTGTTTAGCTAAATAACTGGCTACCGTGATAGTTAGCCGGCTATCATTTTTTTGCAGTCAGTGTGGCTAAATATACGCGCATTATCGCGTTTCACAAAGCATAGCTAGCTATTATTGTTTCATGGTTAGATAGCTCACTGATATTAAGATGCTAGCTGTAAAATGTTAGGTCAGCTAGCTGTTAGGTTAGTTGGCAATAGCTGCAGCCCGCATGAAATGAATGGAACTTGCCATCTTCAAACTGCTCTCGAAAATACACCGATGGTTCAGCACTGGCTAGTGCAATCATCAATAGCACCGACACTAGCATGTTGTAGTTGGCTAATTATTTGGATTTAGCAAAACAATATCAAATGAAAGATCTGACCACCCTGCTCCCCGAAACATGCACAGGTTCCCCTAGTCTGTCCGACCAATCCCCGTCTACTCGGAACAAATGTCCGTATTTCATTGGCTGACAGGGAAATAAACGACCTTGGATGCTGTGGTACATCTGGTACTGTGGCCGCTTTTACCGTAAACCTCAGAAAGGATGAACCACATTGGAGATGTTACATTCCAAGAAAACTACTGCCAACGATTAAAGAATTGCGGAACAAATATTACACATAGGGTAAGTGTTACTGCTAATCGAGAACAAAATCCTGCACCCACCGCTCCTGAGTCAAAATCATGATCATCAGCtaactatacactgaacaaaaatataaacgcaacaatttcaaagatttgactgagtcaCAGTTAAGGAGGTGCACCCGATTAGTCACCAACCACCCcattaaaatgtggaaaaatcttACCAGTCACACCATTCATATGGTATCCCACAAGCCACATGTGTGGTACGCGTTACCTTTGAATAGTGATCCAGAACCACACATTGAACTGTGTGACACGCTACTCTTTCAAAGGTGATTTTGGACATTTTCAACTAAGACTGTTAATTGTTCGGTAAATTGTCCTTGCTCACCAGTAGCAGCGTAGAGCAAGCGTGTTGGCTGCCCCAGCAACTGGCATTACTAAGCTTCCATTTGCTGTCTTGGCGACATGGGGTAAGGGGTTGGTGTTTATTATAGTTTTTTTTATGCAAcgaaaacgagagtttctattgcaCAGATTCACGTACTGGTGGGGTGTTACGGCGGACTCTAACCCAAAATGTGTGTTGCTGCCCTAATCAGGCTTCTTCAATTTGACCGGCAGGtagttttatttggccccccaagttcTGAGAAAAAAAAAGATTAAAAAAATGTTGGACATAAGACTAAAAACACCAGGAAGTCAGCTCCCAATTGATTTTAATTGTGGAAAACTTCCAAAATATTCCCAAGCATAATAGAAATGTGATCGTGTACAAATAATAAATCATAATTGACTGgatttatatagcacttttctATCAACTGAGACACTCAAAGAGCATTACATAGTAGGGGgaaactcacctcatccaccaTCAATGTGTAGTACCTGACCATTTTTTTGTGCCAGAACGCTCACCATACatcaggtggagaggtgaggagtgattatatgccaattaggaatgaggtggatgattaggtggccatgatggaatGTGGCCAGGTTGGTAATTTATCCATCACACCAGGTGAACCCCTACTcatacaataagtgccatggatTTTGAaagaccacagagagtcaggacacctgtctTAACGTCCATCTGAGAGACGTAACCGTAttcagggcaatgtccccaaatgtaatcaaggtttgaattttttttttttgtcaaatattATATATGTTTAGGCTTCTTGAAGTCAATTTGCAATCTACAAATATTTATATTATGTTCAGGCCCACTGTCTGCTCAAGAAAAAAATTGTcccacggctgaatctagttgatgatccttgtcctaaatgttgcacaatccttGTCAAATTATTTGTGATACATCAGAGATATGGTGAATACCTTTTGAAAGTGGACAGGAATTTACTGGTTTCTTGCCTTCCCTGAGTTTGTGATCATTTTATCTGATTCTTCATAACTGTCTTTGTTTCAGAATTGTGCAACGATGCCCAAATTTgggaattttatttttttaaatcccggGCAAGGAAATTCCATTGAGAGGCAAGGCTCTGAGACCAAAGAGGCACATTGTCCCTCAGTGCTGCACTTCCAGCTCGGAACCTCCTCAGGCCCAAAGAGAGGAACAGCGGGAATTTGCTACAAGTAATACCCAGACTACCAGTGctcagaggaggaaaggggaaaCAGCGGCTGCATGGAGAGAAATGCTTGTGgagatcaccccccccccccagtagaaTCCATCTGCTcttttacctaggcaagtcagttaagaacaagtcttatttgcaatgacagcctaggaacaacatattttttaccttgtcagctcttggatttgatcttgcaactagtccaacgctctaaccactaggctacctgccgtccctacactctaaccactaggctacctgccgtccatGTGTGGGGTCCAGCCAGAGACAATATTTTGCTCTGACTGTGTGGTGGCCACCCATAAAGACAAAAACATTGTGCACCACCGGGAGATCTGCCAGGTAATTCTCAACAATAATGTTTCTTCATGTGCCCAATTGACAAAGAAACTAATGTCTCAAGCATAAGTTAAGTGAAATGGTCAGTGTCTGAGGCCTTCACAGAGGTTTATCCCACGAAGGATCACAGTCATCACATTAAAAACAAGCATTTGTACTATTTGCAGTGGCACTTAAACTGATCAACTAAATGTACTTGCACTCTGTCTCTATCTGATACATATTTCCATCCACAACTTACTTATTTTCACCAGGTCATGTTTTTCTGCCATGGCCAAATCATTGAAACCAAGCCCAAACTCTTAACCAATACTCTTCCTCTTAAGGATGGTCCATTTAAAAGGACCCACCATTTGCTTTTGAATGGCACTGGAAGCAGAGAGATGGCCATAAGTGCTCACTCTACCACAGTAAACTTCTGAAGGTATTTCATGACTTTGGTAAGTAATAaagctttttgttgttgtaatatcttATACAGTAAACAAAACATTTTCAACTTCATCTCTACATAACctttttttaaaagtttttttgAAAATGTTATTAGGCGAGTAGGTCAAAATAATTTTGTTTGCATTTTCAAATTATATATACTGAGTATATGAAACATtaatacctgctctttccatgacatagactgaccaggtgaatccaggtgaaatatATGATCCCTTTTGTTAATGTCacttgttcctaatgtttggtttaCTCAGTGAATACCCCTTGATTATGGCTTGTGCTTTAGTTGTAGTAGCGTAAATGTGTTGTGATATCATAAATAGAACAATAAGAAACTATTACTGGACATAGCCAATGGGATAGTTGTTGTCATGGGAGATGTATAACTAATTAAACCCCTTTACAACTTGGAGGACATGGGTTGTGCAGATAAAAGTGAACAAGACAGTTTCGGTAAGTTATTGCCCTCAAATCATTGAAGGAGAACCTAAAACCTCAGTTTTAAGTTACAGCAGCTGACAATCTGCAGCGGATGTTTATTTTAATGCAGAGTGCACCCATCAACTCAGTGGCCTTGGAGTTAGTGTCGGCCCTGCGATTGGAAGGTTGGGTTCGAACCCCAGTTCAGTCATAAGACTCTAAAAAGCGTGACCCGACTGCATCTCTGTTTGGCATTCCGCATTAAGTAGATGGATTCGGGGTAAGGCATTGTGATAGACAAGCATCCTGTCCAAGGGGTATACTTGTATATCAAGTAGCCTTGCACTACTGAAACAGGAGATAAGCTTCTGTCCTATCGGCTGTCATTTCTGGGACAAGGCTAAATATAGTGCATCCAGAGGTAATGTTATTTTGCATACATTTTTCACCAAACCTGAACTTCTTAAGTTTGTTGGTTGTGTTTACTGTGTGAAATGCAACGTGTTCTACGTTGTTGACCCCCGAATGATGGTGAAACTGAATTCCTGACTGCGGATCGTGCCGTTACGCATCACAGATATGTCAAGGAAAACAATTTTATATTTGCATTGGAAATGTGTCATTTCTGCTCCATTCTTTTTAATGGAGCTTTTCATGACTAACTCTTGTTCTTCTTTCAGGCAGAGTGCATGATGTGCGAGTAGAGATCTGCCAGTGTGAGCCGGAAGCAGTGTCATTGGTCAGGTACATGAGCCAGAAGCAGTGTCATTGGTCAGGTACATGAGCCAGAAGCAGGTTCATTGGTCAGGTACATGAGCCAGAAGCAGGTTCATTGGTCAGGTACATGAGCCAGAAGCAGGTTCATTGGTCAGGTACATGAGCCAGAAGCAGGTTCATTGGTCAGGTACATGAGCCAGAAGCAGGTTCATTGGTCAGGTACATGAGCCAGAAGCAGGTTCATTGGTCAGGTGCATACTCTGGCCTTGCACACCCCGCCAGCCTCAGACTGCAGTGGTCTGCTCACTACTCAAGCAGATAACCAGCCTGCAGCTTGAGAGTGGTGTTACACTCAGGGCCAAATGCCTGTCATTACGTTCTCCTCATAGGACAGtaagcctccctaccactgaggaagtacagctcccgctcagcccagtcaaaactgttcgctgctctggccccccaatggtggaacaaactccctcacgacgccaggacagcggagtcaatcaccaccttccggagacacctgaaaccccacctctttaaggaatacctaggataggataagtattccccccccctttaagatttagatgcactattgtaatgtgactgttccactggatgtcataaggtgaatgtaccaatttgtaagtcgctctggataagagcgtctgctaaatgacttaaatgtaatgtaaatgtatgtaatctCTTTTATAATCTGACTCTATTACCATGTCTACTTTGTCTGCAAAAGTTCATAACCAAATTCCTGTTTTGATAAACGTATGTGTCACAGAAACCATGTGCTACTTGTATGTGAAGATGCCTTTGCTGTCTGTGTTGATGGCCTACTCTGATGGAATGCAGTAATGAATCAGAGTGCCTCTAAGTGACTCTGTTCATTCATTTCAGGGAAGAGACTTGTATACTGCCCTGACAAATGAGGCCTATGAGGAGTTCCGACATGGTTCCGTCTGGCCCCAGAAGCTGCCGATGGAACCCAGTGCCCGCTATGTCCCAAGGTGTGTTGTATTATTTTGGGCCTATTCAATGTTTTATCACCTCCGAAAAACACATCAGAGCATAGCATACCAATTGTGATCTCGTCCTCTTTTATAAACATAAATCATCTATTAGAAACATCTGTTAATTTTTTTTGTCAAACAATTGTACagacagcagcataccaccctgcatcccactgctgatTTGCTTCTGAAGTTAAGCAGGGTTGGTTCTGGTCGGTCCCAAGATGGGAGACctgatgctgctggaagtggtgttggaggaccAGTAGAGGGCACTCTTTcatctggtctaaaaaaaaatatcccaaatcccccagggcagtgattgccCTGCgaagggtgctgtctttcggaagggatgttaaatgggtgtcctgactctgtgtttactaaagatcccatggcacttatcgtaagagtaggggtgttaaccctggtgtcctggctaaattcccaatctggccctcataccatcacggtcacctaatcatccccagtttacaattggctcattcatctcccctgtaactattccccaggtcattgctgtaaatgacaaTGTGTTCTCAgacaacttacctggtaaaataaaaacgAATAGACTTCTAGTATTTAATTttaagcagcagctactcttcctggggtccaaaaaCGATAAAGTTGTATCCAATTATATTTGACATCTCTTTTACAGGACAATGGTAGCAGCGGATGCCCTTTTTGGTTTGCCTAGAAAAAAGTAGTCTGGATCAAGTTATGAGCCACCAAAACATGTGGAAAAGTACTTTGCAAACCAAGCTGATGTGGATCGATTCATTTGTGAACCCATATCACCAACTGGGGTAATGCCTGAATGTAATATGCGCTGCATTTTAAGGATACCTTCCATTGTTACCTTATTCACCACTGGAAGGGAATCTGAACAAAATCTGAATTATTTGAACTCATGATATCAAACCTCGCCACTAATTCATATTTAAATGATGCAGTTGTCCCTCCACTTAATTTGTTTGACTCCGTGGTCTTATGGTAGGAGACGGTATGTTTGTATTGTGTATGTTGAATGAAATATTAACCTGGCACCACTGTGTGTGATCTGCTTCAGGCAACAGCTCATTCCATTATAcctgtactgtactttatattagtattgtttttttaaatgttgggtTGCCATGGATTTCAAGCAGGCAATGCCGTCAGGTCCAAACCCAAAACAACGAAATTGGACGAGACAGGCGTGTTGGGCGTTTCCTGTGGGATGCAGTAATGAGGGTGAAAGGTGGGATGCAGTAATGAGGGTGAAAGGTGGGATGCAGTAATGAGGGTGAAAGGTGGGATGCAGTAATGAGGGTGAAAGGTGGGATGCAGTAATGAGGGTGAAAGGTGGGATGCAGTAATGAGGGTGAAAGGTGGGATGCAGTAATGAGGGTGAAAGGTGGGATGCAGTAATGAGGGTGAAAGGTGGGATGCAGTAATGAGGGTGAAAGGTGGGATGCAGTAAGGAGGGTGAAAGGTGGGATGCAGTAATGAGTTTTTTTCCCCCATTTTCTTTTTCAGTCTTTTTTTGGGTAGTATTTGATTAATTTAGCTTGCAAACAATGATGTATCTCCTGTAGTTTGTCAAATGCAGTGTACCTGCTGCGAGAGATGGAGGGGATGAGAGGCAAGAACATTAATCTCATCTTCATGTGTGACATTGCATGCAAGATGCAGCCACATGTGCAAGTAATTAACATGTTTTATTCAATATTTAATTGACATTAACATTTGAATAGCAGTTTTCTCCAAAAAGTGTTTTCACATGAACATTTTGTCCATAACTTTTCTGAATTGAAGCATGAGACCAAATTGGTTGTGCCAGTTATACATGACTTGCCATGTCAGGTACTTGAGCAGGATCATTAATATTGTCAGTAGGTATTTATTCATATTTTATAAGGTttaaccaaataacccttttacCATGGTATGACATGATTTTATATTTCTATATTAAATTCAACACCCGATATGTCAAAGGT belongs to Oncorhynchus gorbuscha isolate QuinsamMale2020 ecotype Even-year linkage group LG22, OgorEven_v1.0, whole genome shotgun sequence and includes:
- the LOC124009338 gene encoding calreticulin-like isoform X1: MLVSVLLMIALASAEPSVYFREQFEDDAWNTRWVESSHRSDYGKFVLTAGKFYGDAEKDKGLQTSQDAHFYSSSARFEPFSNQGKTLVIQFTVKHEQNIDCGGGYIKLFPADLDQSDMHGDSSYNIMFGPDICGPATKKVHVIINYKGKNHLIRKDIRCKDDEYTHLYTLILNPDNMYEVKIDNKKVESGSLEEDWDILPPKKVKDPEAVKPDDWDERERMEDPDDKKPEDWDRPENIADPDAKQPEDWDDEMDGEWEPPMVSNPDYKGEWKPRRIDNPDYKGKWLHPEIDNPDYSADSEIYRFDSIGVIGLDLWQVKSGTIFDNFLITDDATLAEEVGNETWGQTKDPEKKMKESQEEKDRKKLEAEEMARKEETKDEPGEEEEEEEEEVLEHEEEEEEETGAQDEEEATDSIKDEL
- the LOC124009338 gene encoding calreticulin-like isoform X2, whose product is MWLVGYHMNGVTDAWNTRWVESSHRSDYGKFVLTAGKFYGDAEKDKGLQTSQDAHFYSSSARFEPFSNQGKTLVIQFTVKHEQNIDCGGGYIKLFPADLDQSDMHGDSSYNIMFGPDICGPATKKVHVIINYKGKNHLIRKDIRCKDDEYTHLYTLILNPDNMYEVKIDNKKVESGSLEEDWDILPPKKVKDPEAVKPDDWDERERMEDPDDKKPEDWDRPENIADPDAKQPEDWDDEMDGEWEPPMVSNPDYKGEWKPRRIDNPDYKGKWLHPEIDNPDYSADSEIYRFDSIGVIGLDLWQVKSGTIFDNFLITDDATLAEEVGNETWGQTKDPEKKMKESQEEKDRKKLEAEEMARKEETKDEPGEEEEEEEEEVLEHEEEEEEETGAQDEEEATDSIKDEL